CTAATTCCTGGTATTTGTATTATGGTTTTGGTAATGGCTTTTATGTTAATTGGAAATGCATTACGTGATGCTTTAGATGTTAAGAGTTAATTTCCCTTTCTCAGCTGCTCAATCTCTTCATTAGTCTCACCAATAAATCCTAAAACATCTTCTTTACCAATAGTTTTGCTAGACGATGTTACAAAATGCGGTGGTAGTTCTTCCCAAAATTGCAATAGATTATTACAGTAATCTTCAACGTGTCTTTCTATGGTCTTTGGCTTTAGTTTGTCAGCTTTTGTAAAAATGATAGAAAAAGGTATTTCATGTTCACCTAAGTATTGCATAAACTCTAGGTCTATCGGTTGAGGTTTGTGTCTAATATCAATTAAAACAAAGGCAGAAACTAACTGGGTACGTTTTTCAAAATAATTAGTAATAAATTTTTGAAATGTCTTTTTTGATGACTTTGAAACTCTTGCATAGCCATAACCCGGCAAGTCAACCAAAAACCAATTTTTATTAATTAGAAAATGATTAATAAGCTGTGTTTTTCCTGGTCTTCCAGAAGTCTTTGCTAAGCTCTTGCGACTAGTCAACATGTTTATTAGCGAAGATTTTCCGACATTACTTCGACCAATAAATGCATACTCAGGAAATGGTTGCGTAGGGCATTTTGAAACTTCTGAGTTACTTATAATAAATTCAGCTGATTTTATTTTCATAGCGCAAAGTTAAGCATCTTTATATAAAAGAACTTGTGTTGAAAATGTTGTAAGTGTTAGTTTTTAAAACCTTCTAGATTCTAACCAGCCAAATAGAATATCGTTAAACGCATTAGGATGTTCCATCATAGCAGCATGACCACATTTGTCAATCCAAAATAATTCTGAATCAGGTAATAATTCATGAAATTCATCTGCAACTTCTGGTGGTGTTACGGTATCATTCTTTCCCCAAATGATGCAAGTAGGAGTTTTCATTTTTGGCAAATCCTTTGCCATATTGTGTCTAATGGCACTTTTTGCAATTGCTAAAGTTTTTATGAGTTTGTTTCTATCATTTACGGTTTCATAAACTTCGTCAACAATGTCTTTAGTTGCTACTTCAGGGTCGTAAAATACGTCTTGGGCTTTTTTCTTGATGACTTCGTAATCACTACGTTTTGTGTAACCACTTCCCATAGCGCTTTCGTAAAGCCCAGAACTACCAGTGATTATGAGACCTTTTACTTTTTCAGGATATAGTTTTGTGTGATATAGTCCAATGTGTCCACCTAGTGAATTTCCTAGTAATAATACACTATCATAACCTTTGAAATCGATAAATTTCTTTAGGTAATTTGCAAAAGCTTTCACATTAGTTTTCAAAAGTGACATAGTGTAAAGCGGTAATTCTGGAATTACTACTTTATAACCTTTAGCACTGAAAAAATCAGTAACGCCATCAAAATTACTAAGTCCACCCATAAGTCCGTGAAGTACTATGATTGGTGTTCCTTCGCCTACTTCGATGTATTTAAAATCTCCTTCTTCCTTTAAAAGGTGTGCCATGCAAATTAGTTAGTATAGTTTGAAACAAATATAGTTAAATACTTGGGATTATAACTTCTATATCTGCTCACATTTTATTCAAAATATCGACGCTTTATCGTTAAGTGTTAAGTATGTTTTTTGTCGAAAAAACAAAAACTTATTAACAAATGTGGTAGAATGTGGTAAAATGTGGGTATTTTTTCGATATATTTGATTTGCAAATTGAATTGCAACCTTTTTTGACCCAATAGATTGAACGCATTAATAGGAACATACGAAGTAAAAGCAGATGCCAAAGGAAGGCTTATGCTGCCAGCTGTTTTAAAGAAACAGTTGGCTCCTGTGATGCAATCTGGTTTTGTGTTAAAAAGAGCTGTTTTTCAGCCATGTCTAGAGTTGTATCCAATGCCAGAATGGGAAAAGTTGATGCAAAAAGTAAATAAGCTCAATCGTTTTAATAAAAAGAATGATGCTTTTATTCGTCGCTTTACAGCTGGTGTCAAAGTTGTAGAGGTTGATGCTACTGGTCGATTATTGATTCCAAAAGATTTACTAGCGTTTTCTGGTATAACCAAACAAACTGTTTTGGCTTCGGCAGTTAACATTGTTGAAATATGGGATAAGGATAAGTATGAAAAAGCTATTGATGACGCAGCGCTTGATTTTGCAGATTTAGCTGAAGAGGTTATGGGACAAGATGATAGTGAACATGGAGTATCATAATGCAGTTTTACTAAAAGAAACAGTCGATGGTCTTAATATAAAGCCAGATGGTGTTTATGTTGATGTCACTTTTGGTGGTGGTGGCCATAGTCTAGAGATTTTAAAAAGGCTTGGGCCAAATGGAAGACTTTACGCTTTTGATCAAGATGCAGATGCATTAGGTAATGCTATTGATGACGATAGATTTACACTTATAAACGAAAATTTTAGATATGTAAAGCGTTTTTTGAAATTTCATGGCGTAAAAGAAGTTGATGGAATCCTTGCTGATTTCGGGGTCTCTTCTCATCAGTTTGATGTTGCGGAACGAGGGTTTTCTACAAGGTTCGAAGCAGATTTGGATATGCGGATGAATCAGGATAGCGCACTTTCAGCTTTCGATGTCGTAAATACTTATGAAGAAGAAGATTTGAAACAAGTATTGCTTCAATATGGTGAGTTAAGGCAAGCGCCAGCAATGGCAAGAGTGATAGTTGAAGAAAGAAAAAATCATGAAATAAAAACAAGCGAACAGCTTAAGAGAGTTTTAAAACGCTTTCTAAATCATAGAAAAGAAAATAAAGTATTAGCTCAGATTTATCAGGCTATACGAATAGAGGTAAACCAAGAGATTGAGGTTTTAAAAGAATTGTTGCAGCAAACGCCAGAGATATTAAAAGTTAATGGTCGGTTAAGTTTTATCTCTTACCATTCTCTAGAAGATAGATTGGTAAAACGCTATATAAGAAACGGTTTGTTTGAAGGTGAACCAGAGCGAGATATGTTTGGCAATTTCGAAGTGCCACTAAAAAAAGTAGGAGGACTGATAGTTCCTTCAAAAGAGGAAATTAAAATTAATAACAGAGCACGAAGTGCAAAACTAAGGATAGCAGAGAAATTGTGAAAAAAAGTATCTACGGCATATTAAGAGGTACATTTCTAATCAGTGATGATTCGTTCAAAAATTGGCGGGTCATTCTTTTTATTTCTGGACTAGCCATAATTATGATTGCAAGTGCTCATAGTGCAGACAAAAAAGTATTTGAAATATCAAGGTTAAGTGACGAGGTTAAGGATTTACGCTCGGCTTTTGTTGATGGTCGCTCAAAACTGATGAGATTAAAAATGGAATCTACCATTATAAAAAAAGTAGAAGAAAAAGGGTTGGAAACTTCAAAAGTTCCGCCTAGAAAAATAAAAATTATAGCACAAGATTAACATTGGCAACAACAGAAACTAACATATTAAACAGATTGTACTTCGTAGCAGGCTGTATGTTTGTCTTTGCACTTGCCGTTGTTTTTAAGTTGTGTACAATTCAGTTTGTCGACGGTGATAAATATCGTGCGATGGCGCAAAAACGTTCTGTTAGAGCATTTGATATTCCTGCGAATCGTGGTAATGTGTATTCTGCTGATGGTAGCTTGCTTGCGACATCTATTCCAAAATATAATATTGGTATAGATGCTGTAACGTCTTCAAATAAAAATTTCAATAAATACATAAAACCACTTTGTGATTCATTGTCAGTTTTTACAGGAAAGTCTTCTGGTAGTATTGAGAAAAAAATAACAAAAGCAAGAAACACAAAGGATCAGTATTTGTTATTGCTTAAAAATCTATCCTATTCGGAGTTTGTAAGAGTTCGGGATTTTCCGCTTTTTAAATTAGGATCTATACGTGGAGGTTTTGTGTATGATCAAACAACAAAACGTGAACATCCTTTAGGAGGCATTGCTGAGCGTTCGATTGGATACGAACGGAAAGACGAAAACAACTATTACACACGTGTTGGTATAGATGGTGCTTTTGGTAAGGATTATTTACGAGGTAAAAATGGTAGACGTCTTAAGCAAAAAATTGGAAAAGGTGAATGGAAACCTATTAGGGATGTCAATGAAGTAGAGCCACAGAATGGCTATGATATTTACACAACCATTGATGTAAATGTTCAAGATATAGCACACCACTCTTTGTTAGGTCAGCTGGAAAAGTATGAGGCTGAGCATGGCTGCGTAGTAGTAATGGATGTGAAAACAGGCGAAATAAAAGCTATTTCTAATTTGGGTCGTAACCGTGAAGGTAAATATTACGAGCGTCTTAATTATGCCGTAGGCGAAAGTCATGAGCCAGGTTCTACTTTTAAAGTTATGGTAATGATGGCAGCCTTAGAGGATAAGGTAATTGATACTTCTACTGTAGTTGATACTAAAAACGGACGTAAAAGATTTTATGGACGTGATATAAATGATTCTGGAGCTGGTCATGGAAAAATTTCTGCGGCAAAAGCTCTAGAAGTTTCTTCGAATATAGGTCTGGCTACTATTATTGATGATAATTATAAAGACAAACCTCTTAAGTTTTTAAATAGACTTTATTCGTGGAGATTAAATGACACATTAGGTGTTTCGATTATTGGAGAAGGTATTCCTGATATACCTAAACCAGGTGATGAGATCTGGAGTAAAAATGCATTGCCCTCTATAGCTTATGGTTACAATATGAAATTGACACCTTTGCAAACATTAGCTTTTTATAATGCTATAGCTAATGATGGTCAGTTGATTAAGCCAAGGTTCTTAAGAGCAGTTAAAGAGTTTGATAGAGATATAGAAGTTTTTGAGAAGGAAGTATTGGTAGATAAAATTTGCTCCGACCAAACACTTTTCAAAATAAAAGACATTCTAAAAAATATAGTAGTAAGAGGAACAGGAAAGAAGCTGTATTCTGAAACATTTTCAATGGCAGGAAAAACTGGCACAGCCCGAACTGACTATGGAGATTACGATGCGTGGTTAAAAGACCGAAAATATGTGTCATCATTTGCAGGATATTTTCCGGCGGAAAATCCTAAGTATTCATGTATAGTGGTTATACATAAACCAAGCACTAAAGTTGGTTTTTATGGCGCCGATGTCTCTGGGCCAGTTTTCAAACGAATCGCACAAAAAATATATACCGACACACCTTTAATTGATGAGATGCAGTCTGTCGAATTTAATAATCCTCAGGTTGTTCAAGATTTTGAGAAATTCAACTCAATTTCAAATAAATACAAAACCATTATGCCAAATTTAGTAGGTCTTCCTGCTATGGATGCTGTTGCGTTTTTGGAGAATATGGAAGTAAAAGTAAAAGTAAAAGTAAACGGAAGTGGAGTCGTTACATCACAATCTATTTCAAAAGATATAAAGCTTAAGTTTAATCAAACCATTGTTTTAGAAGCATCTTGAAACCTTTAAAAGACATATTGTATAAGGTTACTATTAACGCAGTTGTGGGTAGCACTAGCATTGCTATAAATAAAATTGAATTCGATTCACGAAAGATAGAATCTAATGATGTTTTTGTAGCGATTGTTGGTGCTATTTCTGATGGACACGATTATATCAACAAGGCTATTAGTGATGGTGCTAAAGCAATTGTATGTCAGATGTTACCAGAAGATTTGGTGGCTGATATTACATACATAGAAGTCGAAAATTCTAATAAAGCTTTAGCCTTTATGGCAGCCAATTATTACGAAAATCCTTCAGAAAATTTAAAGTTAGTCGGTACAACAGGAACTAACGGAAAAACTACTGTTAGTTCTCTATTATACCAGTTATTTAAAAAAGCAGGTTATAAAGTTGGGTTGTTATCTACGGTAAAAATTATGGTAGATAATACAGAGTATAAGGCGACACATACCACGCCAGATTCTTTAACTATAAACAAGTACTTACAGTTAATGAGCGAAGATGGTGTAGAATTCTGCTTTATGGAAGTGAGTTCTCATGGTATTCATCAAAGTAGAACTGAAGGGTTGTATTTTACTGGCGGAATTTTCACAAACTTATCTCACGACCATTTAGATTACCATAATTCATTTGCGGAATATAGAGATGTGAAGAAAGCGTTTTTTGATGCTTTGCCAAAAACGGCATTTTGCTTGGTGAATACTGATGATAAAAACAGTCTGGTAATGATCCAAAACACCAATGCAAAAAAATATACTTACGCTTTAAAAACGTATGCAGATTACAAGGCTCAAATCTTAGAAAATCAATTTGGAGGATTGCTTTTAAAGTTGAATGATAATGAGGTTTGGACAAAACTAATTGGAAATTTTAACGCCTATAATTTGTTGGCAATTTATGCCACTTCAGAATTGTTGGGGTTAGATAATGAAGAAAGTTTAAGATACATAAGTGAGTTAGAAAGTGTAAGCGGACGTTTCGAATATTTTGTGTCCGAAGAGAAAATTACAGCTATTGTTGATTATGCGCATACACCAGATGCACTAAAAAACGTGCTAGAAACTATCAATGCGATACGGACTAAAAACGAAGAATTGATTACAGTCGTGGGTTGTGGTGGTGATAGAGATGCCGAAAAAAGACCTAAAATGGGACATATAGCTTCAGCTTTAAGCACAAAGGTCATTTTTACAAGTGATAACCCTAGAACGGAAAATCCTCAAACAATTATAGAAAATATTGAAGCTGGTGTAGAACCTCAGAATTTTAAAAAAGTAGTTTCAATTTTAGATAGAAAACAGGCTATAAAGACGGCGTGTCAAATGGCGCAACCCAATGATATTATTCTTATTGCTGGTAAGGGTCACGAAACCTATCAAGAGATAAATGGTAAAAGATCAGATTTTGATGATTATAAAGTCGTAGCGAAATTATTAAGGCAATTGCAAAAGTAAAACTATGTTATACTACCTATTTGATTATTTAGAAAAACAGTTCCAGTTT
This DNA window, taken from Winogradskyella sp. PC-19, encodes the following:
- the yihA gene encoding ribosome biogenesis GTP-binding protein YihA/YsxC, which translates into the protein MKIKSAEFIISNSEVSKCPTQPFPEYAFIGRSNVGKSSLINMLTSRKSLAKTSGRPGKTQLINHFLINKNWFLVDLPGYGYARVSKSSKKTFQKFITNYFEKRTQLVSAFVLIDIRHKPQPIDLEFMQYLGEHEIPFSIIFTKADKLKPKTIERHVEDYCNNLLQFWEELPPHFVTSSSKTIGKEDVLGFIGETNEEIEQLRKGN
- the mraZ gene encoding division/cell wall cluster transcriptional repressor MraZ; amino-acid sequence: MNALIGTYEVKADAKGRLMLPAVLKKQLAPVMQSGFVLKRAVFQPCLELYPMPEWEKLMQKVNKLNRFNKKNDAFIRRFTAGVKVVEVDATGRLLIPKDLLAFSGITKQTVLASAVNIVEIWDKDKYEKAIDDAALDFADLAEEVMGQDDSEHGVS
- a CDS encoding alpha/beta fold hydrolase, which encodes MAHLLKEEGDFKYIEVGEGTPIIVLHGLMGGLSNFDGVTDFFSAKGYKVVIPELPLYTMSLLKTNVKAFANYLKKFIDFKGYDSVLLLGNSLGGHIGLYHTKLYPEKVKGLIITGSSGLYESAMGSGYTKRSDYEVIKKKAQDVFYDPEVATKDIVDEVYETVNDRNKLIKTLAIAKSAIRHNMAKDLPKMKTPTCIIWGKNDTVTPPEVADEFHELLPDSELFWIDKCGHAAMMEHPNAFNDILFGWLESRRF
- a CDS encoding UDP-N-acetylmuramoyl-L-alanyl-D-glutamate--2,6-diaminopimelate ligase, with translation MKPLKDILYKVTINAVVGSTSIAINKIEFDSRKIESNDVFVAIVGAISDGHDYINKAISDGAKAIVCQMLPEDLVADITYIEVENSNKALAFMAANYYENPSENLKLVGTTGTNGKTTVSSLLYQLFKKAGYKVGLLSTVKIMVDNTEYKATHTTPDSLTINKYLQLMSEDGVEFCFMEVSSHGIHQSRTEGLYFTGGIFTNLSHDHLDYHNSFAEYRDVKKAFFDALPKTAFCLVNTDDKNSLVMIQNTNAKKYTYALKTYADYKAQILENQFGGLLLKLNDNEVWTKLIGNFNAYNLLAIYATSELLGLDNEESLRYISELESVSGRFEYFVSEEKITAIVDYAHTPDALKNVLETINAIRTKNEELITVVGCGGDRDAEKRPKMGHIASALSTKVIFTSDNPRTENPQTIIENIEAGVEPQNFKKVVSILDRKQAIKTACQMAQPNDIILIAGKGHETYQEINGKRSDFDDYKVVAKLLRQLQK
- the rsmH gene encoding 16S rRNA (cytosine(1402)-N(4))-methyltransferase RsmH gives rise to the protein MEYHNAVLLKETVDGLNIKPDGVYVDVTFGGGGHSLEILKRLGPNGRLYAFDQDADALGNAIDDDRFTLINENFRYVKRFLKFHGVKEVDGILADFGVSSHQFDVAERGFSTRFEADLDMRMNQDSALSAFDVVNTYEEEDLKQVLLQYGELRQAPAMARVIVEERKNHEIKTSEQLKRVLKRFLNHRKENKVLAQIYQAIRIEVNQEIEVLKELLQQTPEILKVNGRLSFISYHSLEDRLVKRYIRNGLFEGEPERDMFGNFEVPLKKVGGLIVPSKEEIKINNRARSAKLRIAEKL
- a CDS encoding FtsL-like putative cell division protein — its product is MKKSIYGILRGTFLISDDSFKNWRVILFISGLAIIMIASAHSADKKVFEISRLSDEVKDLRSAFVDGRSKLMRLKMESTIIKKVEEKGLETSKVPPRKIKIIAQD
- a CDS encoding penicillin-binding protein, translated to MFVFALAVVFKLCTIQFVDGDKYRAMAQKRSVRAFDIPANRGNVYSADGSLLATSIPKYNIGIDAVTSSNKNFNKYIKPLCDSLSVFTGKSSGSIEKKITKARNTKDQYLLLLKNLSYSEFVRVRDFPLFKLGSIRGGFVYDQTTKREHPLGGIAERSIGYERKDENNYYTRVGIDGAFGKDYLRGKNGRRLKQKIGKGEWKPIRDVNEVEPQNGYDIYTTIDVNVQDIAHHSLLGQLEKYEAEHGCVVVMDVKTGEIKAISNLGRNREGKYYERLNYAVGESHEPGSTFKVMVMMAALEDKVIDTSTVVDTKNGRKRFYGRDINDSGAGHGKISAAKALEVSSNIGLATIIDDNYKDKPLKFLNRLYSWRLNDTLGVSIIGEGIPDIPKPGDEIWSKNALPSIAYGYNMKLTPLQTLAFYNAIANDGQLIKPRFLRAVKEFDRDIEVFEKEVLVDKICSDQTLFKIKDILKNIVVRGTGKKLYSETFSMAGKTGTARTDYGDYDAWLKDRKYVSSFAGYFPAENPKYSCIVVIHKPSTKVGFYGADVSGPVFKRIAQKIYTDTPLIDEMQSVEFNNPQVVQDFEKFNSISNKYKTIMPNLVGLPAMDAVAFLENMEVKVKVKVNGSGVVTSQSISKDIKLKFNQTIVLEAS